In Muribaculum gordoncarteri, the genomic window TATATCAGCAGTCTTGCCCTTATCGGTAGCGCTACTCCTAACGGATGGTCGGAAGCCGATGCGGTAGAGATGACGCCTAACTCCGACTATGAGATATGGACAATCGATGTTCATTTGGTTCCCGGCAGCTTCAAGTTCATGACCGACCATTCATGGGCTAAGCCTAATCTCGGAGGCGATGTAAACAATCTTACATTCGGAGGCGGTGACCTCAACTTCGAGGGCGAGGAAGGTGACTACATCGTAACCCTTGACCTCAGCAAGTATCCTTACTCTTGCACAGTGGTAAAGAAATAGTCTTATTGACTTTACTATATGATTTACGGGGCATGTCATGCGACATGCCCCGTACTTTTTTATCCGTTAGCTGACAAATTGTTAAATAATATCATTATGCGATAAAAACTCTGTCGTCATTATGATTTGTGAGGTCAAATGCCTATCTTTACAAATGACGGCAATGATTGAGCCGCCTGAATCAAAATTCAAGAATATATAACGATTAAGATTATGAAAACATCCTATCTTTTTCTTGCCGAAGGCTTTGAGGAAGTCGAGGCAATGACTCCGGTCGATGTTATGCGCCGTGCCGGTATGGAGGTATATACAGTATCGATAACAAAGAATCGTGAGGTCAAGGGCGCCCACGGAGTGACGGTGTTGGCCGACAAGACGATTGATGAAATAGATGCCGACGATGCCGAGTGGCTGATAACACCGGGCGGAATGCCGGGAGCTACCAATCTTGCCGCATCGGGCAAGCTCAGCGACATGTTGACCAACCAGTACCGTAAGGACGGACGCATCGCATCTATATGCGCGTCACCTGCAGTGGTGCTCGCTCCGCTTGGAATTGTACGCGGACAGAACGCCACCTGCTATCCCTCGTTCAAGGATGATCTTATAAAGGGCGGTGCCAACTATATCGACGACCGTGTAGTCATAAGCGGTAATCTCATTACCTCCAACGGCCCTTCGTCGGCTCTCTTCTTTGCTCTCGCCATCGTGTCGGAAACACTCGGCGAGGATGTGTCGGCTTCGGTAGGTGCCGGCATGCTTCTTGGCTGATCGGGCTATTTGCGATCAAGAGTTACGAAGCGGTAATTGACTCCCGAGCGGGGATCGGTTGCCGCTTCGCTTTGTTGTGTGACATCCCATTGGGTTGCGTCGATTTCGGGGAAGCGCGTGTCGGCGTCGGGAGCGTCGGCATCGATTTGCGTCAGGTAGATGCGTGACGCATGAGGCATAGCCTGACGGTAGATTTCACCGCCGCCTATTATCATTGCCTCGTCGCTTGTCGCCGTCATGTTGATTGCCTCGTTGAGCGACGTGGCTATTTCGATTCCGGGGGCGTTATATGACGCATTGCTTGTCACCACGATGTTGCGTCGGCCGGGTAACGCTCCGTTGGGAAATGACTCGAATGTCTTGCGCCCCATGATGATGGGCTTGCCCATCGTGACGGCTTTGAAATGCTTCATGTCGTCGCTTATGCGGTAGAGCAGGTTGCCCTTGTGGCCGAGGCCGCCGTCACGTGTCACAGCGGCTATTATTGAAATGCGTGTCGTCATACCGATACTTTTGCCTTTATGTGGGGATGCGGATCGTAGTCTTCGAGCTTGAAGTCGTCGTAGGTGAAGTCAAATATATTCTTCACATCGGGATTTATGACCATGCGGGGCAGCTTTCGCGGTTCGCGTGTCAGCTGCAGGTCGACCTGCTCGAGGTGGTCGTTGTAGATGTGTGCGTCACCAAGAGTGTGCACGAAGTCGCCCGCCTTTAGCCCCGTCACCTGCGCCATCATCATTAGCAGCAGCGCGTAGGAGGCGATGTTGAACGGCACGCCGAGGAAAATGTCGGCCGAACGCTGGTAGAGCTGCAGGCTCAGTCGTCCGTCGGCCACATAGAACTGGAAGAATGCGTGACATGGCGGCAGATTCATGTTTTCAAGGTCGGCGACATTCCATGCGCTCACTATTATGCGTCGTGAGTCGGGATTGTTCTTGATTGTTTCCACCGCTTCGGTTATCTGGTCAATCGACCCTCCCTTGTAGTCGGGCCATGAGCGCCACTGGAAGCCGTATATGTGTCCGAGCGATCCGTCAGGGTCGGCCCATTCGTTCCATATTCTCACTCCGTTGTCCTGCAGATACTTTACGTTAGTATCGCCTTTCAGAAACCACAATAGCTCGTATATTATGGATTTCAGGTGAAGTTTCTTGGTTGTAAGCAAGGGGAATCCCTCTTCGAGGTTGAAGCGCATCTGGTAGCCAAACACACTGCGTGTGCCTGTTCCGGTGCGGTCGCTTTTTGATACTCCGTTCTCCTTCACGTGACGGAGCAGGTCGAGATATTGTTTCATCGGTCGGTTGGTTGGTCGGTTGTAGTATCGGTTGAACATTCGGCCATGGGTGCCGCCTGTCCCTGTGCCGCGGGCGGTGCGGCCTTGGCATCGGTGCGTTGCAGCATCGGTATCGAGAGCTGCTTGCGCGTAGGGCGGTAAAATATGGCGTTGTCACGGCATGCCGTGAGGCAGTTGAAGCAGTTTACGCATCTCGAGCCGTCGACTGTGTGGTCGTCCATGTTTATGCATGATGCCTTGCACGCGTGTTCGCATCGACGGCAGTTGGTGCACAGGTCGGTGTCGATGTCTATGTGCCACAGCGACTGCTTGCTTATCAGTCCGAGCGTTGTCCCCACGGGGCAGATGGTGTTGCAGAACGTGCGTCCGTAGAACCATGCCGGAATCGTGATGGCCGTTATCGACACTATCGACAATATGACGCCGAAAGCCGATGCGGTGAACACGTGGACATAGGTTACATCCCACAGTCCGGTAGCGGTGCCCGCCTTGGCAATCAGGTTGTTGATGCATCCCCACACGGGCTTAAGCAGGTCGACCACACTGCGGGTGTATATGCTGTAGGGGGCGACTACGGTGGGAAGCAGCGTCAGTCCGCCTATGAGGCAGGCTATGATTATGGCGAGGCTTGTGTAGCGCAGCGTGGTGAGCGGCGGGGAGTAGTGGTAGTCGCGTCGCGACCCCTGACGGCTGCTTCGTCCCACTCTCGCAACGATGTCCTGCAGGGTGCCGAGCGGACATATCGATGAGCAGTATATGCGTCCGAACAGCGAAGTGAACAGCCACCAGAACACGAGAATGCCGAATGAGAATCCTATCGACACCGGGATTATCTGTATCCGCTCGATCCATCCTAATGCGTTGAGAAGCAGTGCGCTGTATTCAACCCACAGCAGCGTTACCATCGCCATGATGATAACCGACACTACAACGCGGCATATTTTCAGAGTTCTGTTCTTCATCTGTGAGTCGCACGGGGCTGTGACAAAATTACAAAAATCCCATAATTAAACACCTCTTTTATCCTAAAATGTGTTTTTATTGTTCATAAATGATTTTGTAGCAAGCTCGTTTGCCGGCGTTGTGAAGAAAAATCATTAACTTTGTGCTATGAAAGAGTTTTTTGCTATCATAAAGCGCTTCGTACCGCCCTATAAGAAGTACCTCGCACTCAACATACTGTTCAATATACTCACGGCTTTCCTGACGCTGTTCTCGTTTGCCATAGTCATTCCTATCCTTGAGATGCTCTTCGGCATCAACGAAGGACACTATGAATACATGCCTTTCAACGATTTCGAGCACATCAACGACATCCTGATCAACAACTTCTACTACTATGTGCAGGTGATGATTGCGCGTTGGGGACAGTCGGTGGCTCTTGCCGGACTTGCCGCAATTCTTGTGGTGATGACCGCCCTGAAGACGGGTACGGCCTATCTCAGCTCCTACTTCATCGTGCCGTTGCGCTCGGGAATCGTGCGTGACATACGCAACTACATGTACGACAAGATTGTGAGGCTC contains:
- a CDS encoding thymidylate synthase: MKQYLDLLRHVKENGVSKSDRTGTGTRSVFGYQMRFNLEEGFPLLTTKKLHLKSIIYELLWFLKGDTNVKYLQDNGVRIWNEWADPDGSLGHIYGFQWRSWPDYKGGSIDQITEAVETIKNNPDSRRIIVSAWNVADLENMNLPPCHAFFQFYVADGRLSLQLYQRSADIFLGVPFNIASYALLLMMMAQVTGLKAGDFVHTLGDAHIYNDHLEQVDLQLTREPRKLPRMVINPDVKNIFDFTYDDFKLEDYDPHPHIKAKVSV
- a CDS encoding DJ-1 family glyoxalase III, which codes for MKTSYLFLAEGFEEVEAMTPVDVMRRAGMEVYTVSITKNREVKGAHGVTVLADKTIDEIDADDAEWLITPGGMPGATNLAASGKLSDMLTNQYRKDGRIASICASPAVVLAPLGIVRGQNATCYPSFKDDLIKGGANYIDDRVVISGNLITSNGPSSALFFALAIVSETLGEDVSASVGAGMLLG
- a CDS encoding dihydrofolate reductase — its product is MTTRISIIAAVTRDGGLGHKGNLLYRISDDMKHFKAVTMGKPIIMGRKTFESFPNGALPGRRNIVVTSNASYNAPGIEIATSLNEAINMTATSDEAMIIGGGEIYRQAMPHASRIYLTQIDADAPDADTRFPEIDATQWDVTQQSEAATDPRSGVNYRFVTLDRK
- a CDS encoding 4Fe-4S binding protein, whose protein sequence is MKNRTLKICRVVVSVIIMAMVTLLWVEYSALLLNALGWIERIQIIPVSIGFSFGILVFWWLFTSLFGRIYCSSICPLGTLQDIVARVGRSSRQGSRRDYHYSPPLTTLRYTSLAIIIACLIGGLTLLPTVVAPYSIYTRSVVDLLKPVWGCINNLIAKAGTATGLWDVTYVHVFTASAFGVILSIVSITAITIPAWFYGRTFCNTICPVGTTLGLISKQSLWHIDIDTDLCTNCRRCEHACKASCINMDDHTVDGSRCVNCFNCLTACRDNAIFYRPTRKQLSIPMLQRTDAKAAPPAAQGQAAPMAECSTDTTTDQPTDR